From Treponema vincentii F0403, the proteins below share one genomic window:
- a CDS encoding DUF6564 domain-containing protein — protein sequence MLVAIITVAGVSSRFNQDIAEKDKVLKCIYYEKNRDDTLLKHLLDKCCFADRIIIVGGYQYQSLQAYCSKLPKLLYDKLELVYNSHFSDLSSGYSLYIGLEKAFSFGRDVTKVLFAEGDLDVDDLSFNRIAESELNVLTYTFLPIYASTSVVLYKNKDNCYKYTFNSRHGLLKIDEDFSCIFNSGQIWKFTDISKLKTASEKFIKNSRDETNLVLIQNYIDLCIQDDFKLVGIQKWTNCNTRHDYKNISIYWEAEK from the coding sequence ATGCTTGTTGCTATCATTACGGTTGCAGGAGTTTCCAGTAGATTTAATCAAGACATTGCAGAAAAAGATAAAGTACTTAAATGTATATATTATGAAAAGAACCGTGATGATACTTTGTTGAAGCACTTACTGGATAAGTGTTGCTTTGCTGACAGAATTATAATTGTAGGTGGATATCAGTATCAATCTTTACAGGCGTACTGTTCAAAACTTCCAAAGCTTTTATATGATAAATTAGAATTGGTATACAATAGTCATTTTTCCGATTTATCGTCGGGATATAGTTTATACATCGGCTTGGAAAAAGCCTTTTCATTTGGTCGTGATGTTACTAAGGTTTTGTTTGCAGAAGGTGATCTGGATGTGGATGATTTATCCTTTAACCGAATAGCCGAATCTGAATTAAATGTACTCACATATACTTTTTTACCAATCTATGCAAGTACATCCGTTGTTCTTTATAAAAATAAAGATAATTGTTATAAATATACTTTTAATAGTCGACATGGTCTATTAAAAATAGATGAAGATTTTTCATGTATTTTTAATTCCGGACAAATCTGGAAATTTACTGATATATCAAAGTTGAAAACTGCTTCGGAAAAATTTATTAAAAATTCTAGAGATGAAACTAATCTTGTATTAATACAGAACTATATTGACTTATGTATTCAAGATGATTTCAAACTAGTGGGTATTCAAAAATGGACGAATTGTAATACTCGTCATGATTATAAGAATATATCGATTTATTGGGAGGCCGAAAAATGA
- a CDS encoding saccharopine dehydrogenase NADP-binding domain-containing protein, giving the protein MKDLVERLKCVEKHTKENNITIMIIGLGSVGAYLLDYLVSKNDPSINIVVVGRDFNKMETKVNIIKISALIRQLNKSIIRIEADVDLNNIESIQRTIEKYKPDFIVNSSRAYSGLKYGSISWANVRAYGIWTPLAIRFTKNIMDACDKADTNAVVINTSYSDAVIPWLKSAGRSYPDFGSGNLNHLIPRMKFAVADMLGINDFWNVNIIFAAGHFHDVCISKEGQDENIKLPLKVYYKDEEQKISVEKLYQACKISMPVDQTRNMMNASSNYNIITAVIEAIRSGKSQRVFIPGAFGNIGGYPVLIGYKNDLLTAWIDESVFTFKEMDTANRASMYLDGIENIVDGKLIYTDELIKKSVKAFHTELPKTVAYDDIDQTAQFLIDKIILPNTQV; this is encoded by the coding sequence ATGAAAGATTTAGTTGAAAGGTTAAAGTGTGTTGAAAAACATACAAAAGAGAACAATATTACTATAATGATAATCGGGTTAGGAAGTGTTGGTGCTTATCTTTTAGATTATCTTGTGTCGAAAAATGATCCGTCCATTAATATCGTTGTGGTTGGACGTGATTTTAATAAAATGGAAACGAAGGTGAATATTATAAAAATTTCAGCCTTAATAAGACAATTGAATAAAAGCATTATTCGAATTGAGGCTGATGTTGATTTAAATAATATTGAATCTATTCAACGTACAATTGAGAAATATAAACCGGACTTTATAGTAAATTCAAGCAGGGCGTATTCAGGGTTAAAATACGGAAGTATCTCATGGGCAAATGTTCGTGCTTATGGAATATGGACGCCGTTAGCTATACGTTTTACAAAAAATATTATGGATGCTTGCGATAAAGCCGATACCAATGCGGTTGTTATCAATACATCCTATTCCGATGCTGTAATTCCATGGTTGAAAAGTGCCGGAAGGTCATATCCTGATTTTGGTAGCGGGAATTTAAATCATCTTATTCCGCGCATGAAATTTGCTGTGGCCGATATGCTTGGTATTAATGATTTTTGGAATGTTAATATTATATTTGCTGCCGGCCATTTTCATGATGTTTGCATTAGTAAAGAAGGACAAGATGAGAATATTAAACTGCCTTTAAAAGTGTATTATAAAGATGAAGAACAAAAAATTTCCGTTGAAAAATTGTATCAAGCATGTAAGATTTCTATGCCGGTTGATCAAACGAGAAATATGATGAATGCTTCAAGTAATTATAATATTATTACAGCAGTAATTGAAGCAATACGCTCAGGTAAATCACAGCGTGTTTTTATACCCGGAGCATTTGGCAATATAGGCGGTTATCCTGTTTTAATCGGCTATAAAAACGACTTGTTGACAGCTTGGATTGATGAATCGGTTTTTACGTTTAAAGAAATGGATACGGCAAATCGTGCTTCTATGTATCTTGATGGAATTGAAAATATTGTCGATGGCAAACTTATCTACACAGATGAACTTATTAAGAAATCAGTAAAAGCTTTTCATACGGAATTACCAAAAACAGTCGCTTATGATGATATAGATCAAACCGCACAATTCCTTATTGATAAGATTATTTTGCCGAATACTCAAGTATAG
- a CDS encoding DUF1015 domain-containing protein, with translation MNIFEKYALQTPNILIPNEKVDLSLWSVVACDQYTQDKQYWDTVSSITNGQYSTRHIILPEIYLNHFSEEQRKKEVIRIQDNMKHYLDAGIFSPPISSMMYIERKTSYGRMRKGIVTSIDLEKYDWQPFSKAEIRATEATIVDRLPPRMEIRQGAALELPHIMLLVNDADNVLIEEIGRCIHKTGESPLYNFTLMMDSGSIAGWPIPEDLSINIMKDALEILYKKNTGEDGATFMFAVGDGNHSLAAAKSVWERYKQKSGGMLLENGFFSIPKSIENHPLRYALVEIVNLYDSGLTFEPIHRVLFNTDAKKLIHFVQEKLGGSTFKCKDKEELIQKVEASTSSFGFASRTEGLICVETKLTCLAVSALQPVLDEFIDSEKQIDYVHGAADAINLAERDGVVSVILPPISKISFFSTIAEYGSLPRKSFSMGEASEKRFYLECRKLTID, from the coding sequence ATGAATATTTTTGAAAAATATGCTTTACAAACTCCCAATATTTTAATACCAAATGAGAAAGTAGATCTTTCCTTGTGGTCTGTTGTAGCTTGTGATCAATATACACAAGATAAACAGTATTGGGATACTGTGTCATCAATCACAAACGGTCAGTATTCAACACGTCATATTATTTTGCCCGAGATTTATTTGAACCATTTTTCTGAAGAACAAAGAAAAAAAGAGGTTATAAGGATACAAGATAACATGAAGCATTATCTTGATGCCGGTATTTTTAGTCCTCCTATTTCTTCTATGATGTATATTGAAAGAAAAACTTCTTATGGGCGTATGAGGAAAGGAATAGTTACGAGTATTGACTTGGAAAAATATGACTGGCAACCATTCTCAAAAGCTGAAATTCGTGCAACAGAGGCAACTATAGTAGATAGACTTCCTCCTCGTATGGAAATCAGGCAAGGAGCTGCACTTGAATTACCGCATATAATGCTACTTGTAAATGATGCTGATAATGTTTTAATAGAAGAAATAGGTAGATGCATTCATAAAACAGGGGAATCGCCTCTCTATAATTTTACTCTAATGATGGATTCAGGTAGTATTGCGGGATGGCCTATTCCTGAAGATCTTTCTATTAATATAATGAAAGATGCTCTTGAGATTCTTTATAAGAAAAATACTGGAGAGGATGGGGCAACATTTATGTTTGCTGTAGGTGATGGCAATCATTCACTTGCGGCAGCAAAGTCTGTATGGGAGAGGTACAAACAAAAGTCAGGCGGGATGTTATTAGAAAACGGCTTTTTTTCTATTCCAAAAAGTATTGAAAATCATCCGTTACGCTATGCTCTGGTAGAGATAGTAAATCTCTATGATTCGGGACTTACGTTTGAACCTATCCATCGTGTTTTATTTAATACCGATGCAAAAAAATTAATACATTTTGTGCAAGAAAAGTTAGGCGGTTCAACCTTTAAGTGTAAAGATAAAGAAGAACTTATACAGAAGGTAGAAGCTTCTACATCGTCTTTTGGTTTTGCCTCTAGAACTGAGGGTTTAATTTGTGTGGAGACGAAGTTAACTTGTCTTGCTGTAAGTGCGTTGCAGCCTGTTTTGGACGAATTTATTGATTCTGAAAAACAAATTGATTATGTACATGGAGCTGCAGATGCAATTAATCTCGCGGAACGAGATGGTGTAGTTTCCGTGATTCTACCTCCTATCTCTAAGATTAGTTTTTTCTCTACGATTGCAGAATATGGCTCTTTACCAAGAAAGAGTTTTTCGATGGGAGAAGCAAGTGAAAAAAGGTTTTACCTTGAATGCCGAAAATTGACTATAGATTGA
- a CDS encoding Gfo/Idh/MocA family protein: protein MKHTVALIGCGRISFKHIEAFAAMQDKVNLVAVCDPLLERAEEKKAEYGKAVSNPSVKVFADYREMLSVCKPEVVTIATESGKHKDIAVHCLQNGSHVICEKPMALSTSDAQQMIDTAKQYGKTLAVCFQNRFNAPVVKAREAYEKGRFGKMLHGMIQVRWNRNKSYYDQAKWRGTWEQDGGTLMNQCTHGIDLLQWMMGEDAVRVQAQTRRFIRPIDAEDFGCAIVEFASGAVGIIEGTADVYPKNLNETLSLFGSEGSVVIGGLAVNKMETWRFADAEQVGDTEEKVLNPNEKDPPTVYGFGHTALFRDVIDAIEHNREPLVSGEKGKKALEIILAIYKSQKTGLPVTLPCDFSTLEMKGIFN, encoded by the coding sequence ATGAAACACACAGTAGCATTAATCGGTTGCGGCCGTATTAGTTTTAAGCACATTGAAGCTTTTGCAGCAATGCAAGATAAGGTGAATTTAGTTGCCGTTTGTGATCCTTTGTTGGAACGTGCGGAAGAAAAAAAAGCCGAGTACGGTAAAGCAGTATCGAATCCGTCGGTAAAAGTCTTTGCCGATTATAGGGAAATGCTTTCGGTGTGTAAACCGGAGGTGGTAACGATTGCAACCGAATCCGGTAAGCATAAGGATATTGCAGTACATTGTTTGCAGAATGGCTCGCATGTAATCTGTGAAAAGCCGATGGCTCTCTCTACGTCTGATGCACAGCAGATGATCGATACGGCAAAGCAGTACGGTAAAACATTGGCAGTGTGCTTTCAGAACCGCTTTAATGCACCGGTTGTAAAAGCACGCGAAGCATACGAAAAAGGGCGTTTCGGTAAAATGTTGCACGGGATGATTCAAGTGCGTTGGAACCGGAATAAAAGTTATTATGATCAGGCAAAGTGGCGCGGTACATGGGAGCAGGACGGTGGTACTTTGATGAATCAGTGTACGCACGGTATTGATCTTTTGCAGTGGATGATGGGGGAAGATGCCGTCCGTGTGCAGGCACAAACCCGTCGATTTATCCGTCCGATTGATGCGGAGGACTTCGGCTGCGCTATTGTGGAGTTTGCATCCGGCGCTGTCGGTATAATAGAAGGAACTGCCGATGTATATCCGAAAAATCTAAACGAAACATTGAGTTTATTCGGTTCGGAAGGTTCCGTTGTAATTGGCGGGCTTGCAGTTAATAAAATGGAAACATGGCGTTTTGCGGATGCTGAGCAGGTCGGCGATACGGAAGAGAAGGTGCTCAATCCCAATGAAAAAGACCCTCCGACGGTGTACGGTTTCGGTCATACGGCTCTTTTTAGAGATGTTATTGATGCAATCGAGCATAATCGTGAACCGCTTGTTTCGGGCGAAAAAGGCAAAAAAGCTTTAGAGATTATCTTGGCTATTTATAAATCCCAAAAAACCGGACTGCCGGTAACGCTTCCGTGTGATTTTTCAACGCTGGAAATGAAGGGGATTTTTAATTAA
- a CDS encoding DegT/DnrJ/EryC1/StrS family aminotransferase has product MNVPFYTATREYKNLKTEFDTALSSVLETGDFILGKAVASLEEGIKQYTGAKYAVGVANGSDALVIASDILGFKDGAEVITPAFTFFASTSCIARLGGKPVFCDIDEDTFCMDMRDVEKRITKNTVGLLPVHLFLQTADMEACMALAKKHNLRVLEDAAEAFGMQDVYSGALHQSGTIGDMGIYSFFPTKTLGGYGDGGMIVTNNEEYYLKAKSLRVHGATKKYHHDYIGYNSRLDSLQAAVLSVKLKHIDEAIAKRSEHAAQYRALLKDIGQIKLPVVKTKGKEVYYVFNILAENRDELQAYLTEKGIGTTVYYPKCLHEQECFKYLGYKKGDFPVAEKLCASVLALPMYPELTQDEITYTCDAIKAFYKR; this is encoded by the coding sequence ATGAATGTACCTTTTTATACAGCGACAAGAGAATATAAGAATCTAAAAACAGAATTTGATACGGCTTTGTCTTCCGTGCTTGAAACGGGTGACTTTATTTTGGGAAAAGCTGTAGCAAGCTTAGAAGAAGGAATAAAACAGTATACCGGTGCAAAATATGCGGTCGGCGTTGCGAACGGCAGTGATGCGCTGGTGATTGCTTCCGATATCCTCGGGTTTAAAGACGGTGCAGAGGTTATAACCCCTGCTTTTACATTTTTTGCGTCAACCTCCTGTATTGCCCGCTTAGGCGGTAAGCCTGTCTTTTGCGACATTGATGAAGATACCTTTTGTATGGATATGCGGGACGTGGAAAAACGTATAACAAAAAATACGGTCGGACTATTGCCCGTGCATTTGTTCTTACAAACGGCTGATATGGAAGCTTGTATGGCGCTTGCAAAAAAGCATAATCTCCGTGTGTTGGAAGATGCCGCAGAAGCCTTTGGTATGCAGGATGTGTATAGCGGCGCTTTGCATCAGTCCGGGACTATCGGTGATATGGGGATTTATTCATTTTTTCCGACCAAGACACTCGGCGGCTACGGCGACGGTGGGATGATCGTTACGAATAATGAAGAATATTATCTGAAAGCAAAAAGTTTGCGTGTTCACGGAGCAACAAAAAAATATCACCATGACTATATAGGCTATAACTCGCGGCTTGACAGCTTGCAGGCTGCCGTTTTGAGTGTCAAGTTAAAACATATTGATGAAGCGATTGCAAAGCGGTCTGAACACGCAGCCCAATATCGGGCTTTACTCAAAGATATCGGACAGATAAAACTTCCCGTCGTAAAAACGAAAGGAAAAGAAGTATACTATGTGTTCAATATCCTTGCTGAAAACCGGGATGAGTTACAGGCATATCTTACCGAAAAAGGTATAGGTACAACGGTATATTACCCCAAGTGTTTGCATGAGCAGGAGTGCTTTAAGTATCTCGGTTACAAAAAAGGTGATTTTCCTGTTGCAGAAAAGCTCTGTGCTTCCGTACTTGCCCTACCGATGTATCCTGAGCTGACTCAAGATGAAATTACCTATACCTGCGACGCAATAAAGGCGTTTTATAAGCGGTAG
- a CDS encoding ATP-binding protein, with the protein MDVSAKTTVRRLDYLQEVSPFIGKPFIKVLSGVRRCGKSSILSLLRDELIAQGAEAAHIIFINFESFAFSTLKTAEDLYRYIVERVQPKQRVYLLFDEIQEVEGWEKCINSCLVDFDADIYITGSNARLLSSELATYLAGRYIEIPIYTLSFAEYLQFQGCYFPQRNMTQRDAFSTYLRKGGFPVIHTADYGEQEAYKIVSDIYASVLLRDTIQRFNIRDIELLERVVRYTFDNIGNSFSGKNVADYFKNQKRKLDVNTIYNYLNALEAAFVLYRTSRYDIKGKELLKTQEKFYLSDVSFLYAILGYTDQKISGILENIVFLELKRRRYNVYIGKLGAKEIDFIAEKHGAKLYIQVAYKLESQETVTREFSPLLEIRDQYPKFVVTMDEFWQENVEGVRHFYIADFLLSKEY; encoded by the coding sequence ATGGATGTAAGCGCAAAAACTACAGTTAGACGATTGGATTATCTGCAAGAAGTGTCGCCTTTTATTGGGAAGCCTTTTATAAAGGTTTTATCGGGGGTACGCCGCTGTGGAAAGTCCAGCATTTTATCTTTACTGCGCGATGAGCTTATTGCTCAAGGTGCCGAAGCGGCGCATATTATTTTTATCAATTTTGAAAGCTTTGCCTTTTCTACGCTTAAAACCGCTGAAGATTTGTACCGGTATATTGTTGAACGAGTTCAGCCGAAACAGCGCGTTTATTTGTTGTTTGATGAAATTCAAGAAGTAGAGGGCTGGGAAAAGTGCATCAATTCCTGTCTTGTAGACTTTGATGCGGATATTTATATTACCGGTTCCAATGCACGGCTTTTATCCTCGGAATTGGCGACCTATCTTGCCGGTCGGTATATTGAAATTCCGATATATACGTTATCATTTGCGGAATATTTGCAGTTTCAAGGCTGTTATTTTCCGCAGCGGAATATGACGCAACGGGACGCTTTTTCAACCTATTTGCGAAAAGGCGGTTTTCCTGTTATCCATACAGCGGATTACGGAGAGCAAGAAGCGTATAAAATTGTGTCAGATATTTACGCTTCGGTACTGCTCCGTGATACTATCCAACGGTTTAATATTCGTGATATTGAACTGCTGGAGCGGGTGGTTAGATATACTTTTGATAATATCGGCAATAGCTTTTCCGGTAAAAATGTTGCCGATTATTTTAAAAATCAGAAGCGTAAACTTGATGTAAATACGATATATAATTACTTGAATGCGCTTGAAGCGGCGTTTGTTTTATACCGGACTTCTCGTTATGACATAAAAGGAAAAGAGCTGCTCAAAACACAGGAGAAATTTTATTTAAGCGATGTATCGTTCTTGTATGCTATTTTAGGATATACCGATCAAAAAATTTCCGGCATATTGGAAAATATCGTTTTTTTGGAATTAAAGCGTAGGCGGTATAACGTGTATATCGGTAAGCTCGGTGCAAAAGAGATTGATTTTATTGCAGAAAAGCATGGCGCAAAGCTCTATATCCAAGTTGCATATAAATTAGAAAGTCAAGAGACCGTCACCCGTGAGTTTTCCCCTCTTTTGGAAATCCGCGATCAATATCCTAAATTTGTCGTAACGATGGACGAGTTTTGGCAGGAAAATGTAGAAGGCGTGAGGCATTTTTACATTGCCGATTTTTTATTGAGCAAGGAATATTAA
- a CDS encoding acyltransferase translates to MEKNYFVHESSYVDEGAEIGEGTKIWHFTHIMSGAKVGKKCSIGQNVNIGGKAIIGNGVKIQNNVSLYDDVVIEDDVFCGPSCVFTNVINPRAFIERKHEYKHTLIKKGASIGANATIVCGVTIGEYALIGAGSVITKDVPPYALVYGNPARVHGKVNEAGEKE, encoded by the coding sequence ATGGAAAAGAATTATTTTGTGCATGAATCAAGTTATGTGGATGAAGGCGCTGAGATAGGCGAAGGTACCAAGATTTGGCATTTCACACACATTATGAGTGGAGCAAAGGTTGGTAAAAAGTGTTCGATCGGGCAAAATGTCAATATTGGCGGTAAGGCAATTATCGGCAATGGTGTCAAGATTCAAAATAATGTTTCGCTGTACGATGATGTTGTAATAGAAGATGATGTGTTTTGCGGCCCCTCCTGTGTGTTTACCAATGTGATAAATCCTCGTGCCTTTATTGAACGCAAACACGAGTATAAGCACACTTTGATTAAGAAAGGCGCTTCTATCGGTGCCAATGCTACAATTGTCTGCGGGGTAACTATCGGCGAATATGCCTTAATCGGCGCCGGCAGCGTTATAACCAAGGATGTCCCGCCGTACGCACTTGTCTACGGCAATCCTGCGCGGGTGCACGGAAAAGTGAACGAAGCAGGAGAGAAGGAGTAG
- a CDS encoding CDP-glycerol glycerophosphotransferase family protein has translation MKLHFLKTIFYNCIKILAFCLKKTQSVFIIPEETGMHEPYSITNYTGDNVLAFLYYLINNHDSPDLFCKQIYIVALNSMIESECKHLQSKLKYIELIPIAYPQKKKKSFIQYFVYYFCMGRCRIIINPSDVEPLRVKARWQLSICLNYFSAPFKSDILKHRMAVQHQTIDYVIAASDFSVRMDLCASNLSYFNYSVLGFIRQDILLNPRFKRVDMESWLGITPMNRIIVYAPTHRDGKLHKQHSAIIGCENLKLLNTILSRYSTILLIKPHSGMLDDQLLGLDDCSNIMIYAPSPSYTFYDILPHADLLITDYSSIYFDFLVTGKPVVFNFCDRAEYEKDRGLSYNPVELFCAGKIVYTEEELYTAVEDELNGKTYKNDKQYNDIKNLFIKYTDGKTCERVYDFICRQIKS, from the coding sequence ATGAAGTTGCATTTTCTTAAAACTATATTTTACAACTGTATAAAAATTTTAGCATTTTGTTTAAAAAAGACACAGTCTGTTTTTATAATTCCAGAAGAGACAGGAATGCATGAACCCTATAGTATTACGAATTATACGGGAGATAATGTTTTAGCGTTTTTGTATTACCTAATTAATAATCACGATAGTCCGGATTTGTTTTGTAAACAGATTTACATTGTAGCATTAAATAGTATGATTGAATCTGAATGCAAGCATTTACAATCAAAACTAAAATACATAGAACTTATACCGATCGCATATCCACAGAAAAAAAAGAAGAGCTTTATACAATATTTTGTATACTATTTTTGTATGGGACGGTGTCGTATAATTATTAATCCAAGCGATGTAGAACCTCTCCGTGTAAAGGCACGATGGCAGCTATCTATATGTTTAAATTATTTTTCTGCTCCTTTTAAATCTGATATACTAAAACATCGAATGGCTGTTCAACATCAAACAATTGATTATGTAATAGCAGCATCTGATTTTTCTGTCCGTATGGATTTATGTGCCTCTAATTTATCGTATTTTAACTATAGTGTTTTAGGTTTTATTCGACAAGATATATTACTTAATCCAAGGTTTAAGCGTGTGGATATGGAATCATGGCTTGGTATTACTCCTATGAATAGAATAATTGTATATGCGCCAACTCATCGTGATGGTAAATTGCATAAACAACATAGTGCCATAATAGGATGTGAAAATCTCAAACTATTGAATACTATTTTAAGCAGATATTCGACTATCTTGCTCATTAAGCCCCATTCAGGGATGTTGGATGATCAGCTCTTGGGGCTCGATGATTGTTCTAATATTATGATTTACGCGCCATCGCCGAGTTATACCTTTTATGATATTTTACCTCATGCCGATTTGCTGATAACCGACTATTCGTCAATATATTTTGATTTTTTAGTTACCGGTAAACCCGTGGTTTTTAACTTTTGTGATCGTGCTGAATATGAAAAAGACAGAGGACTTTCTTATAATCCGGTGGAACTGTTTTGTGCAGGTAAAATTGTTTATACCGAAGAAGAATTATATACCGCTGTTGAAGATGAATTAAATGGAAAAACCTATAAGAATGACAAGCAGTATAATGATATTAAGAATCTCTTTATTAAATATACTGATGGAAAGACATGTGAAAGAGTGTATGATTTTATTTGTAGGCAAATAAAATCATGA
- a CDS encoding lipopolysaccharide biosynthesis protein, with translation MLKKLLQFSIGSFAAAAVSFFTTPVVTYFVIPEYFGIATLFSTIATFLFPIINFGTDQAFMRFFYEKEGNERYALLWSCLFPCCCIFIFLCTVLLIFSHRVALYFFDKDIPYLVVLLCVDLFFRLIQRYSILTIRMQQKALLFSLLNFFLSIINTATIIIYSLCFEKSYLAIIYGGIISNLVLSVIAIFIERKFWFSKFKITGVDIKNVLFYAIPLVAAHFLSTLFDGIDKYCLKQFSTFYELGLYSVSFKVIAALRLIQSGFSMYWTPAAFEHYEKHKEDTSLYEAVFENLLFFLILAALLLIMFKDIIVLILSRQYSASAHIMPFLVFLPVMYTITEVSNLGIYFKKKMMYETYTFALLDLIAIALNYVFLRKFGAKGAAMVISIVYLCYFYIRTFFSIKLYPMKFKLAKASIYFLILWIVAFINTFIDLKILEILSAFTALMAILVVERRLLKAWVKKIINYIHK, from the coding sequence ATGCTGAAAAAATTATTACAATTTTCCATTGGTTCTTTTGCTGCAGCTGCTGTTTCTTTTTTTACAACGCCGGTTGTTACATATTTTGTTATTCCCGAATATTTCGGGATTGCAACTCTTTTTTCTACTATAGCAACCTTTCTGTTTCCTATAATTAATTTTGGAACGGATCAAGCGTTTATGCGATTTTTTTATGAAAAGGAAGGTAATGAGCGGTATGCATTACTGTGGAGCTGCTTGTTTCCGTGCTGTTGTATTTTTATTTTTTTATGTACTGTTTTGTTGATTTTTTCACATCGGGTAGCTTTGTATTTTTTTGATAAAGATATTCCATATTTGGTTGTTTTGTTATGTGTTGATTTGTTCTTTAGATTAATTCAGCGTTATTCAATTTTAACGATAAGGATGCAACAAAAAGCATTGTTGTTTTCTTTGCTTAATTTTTTTCTTTCAATAATTAATACAGCAACAATAATTATTTATTCGTTGTGTTTTGAAAAATCATATCTTGCAATAATATACGGCGGAATAATTTCTAATCTAGTGCTGTCGGTTATTGCGATTTTTATTGAGCGGAAATTTTGGTTTTCAAAATTTAAGATCACCGGAGTTGATATAAAAAATGTTTTGTTTTATGCAATACCGCTTGTCGCAGCACACTTTTTGTCTACCTTATTTGATGGAATTGATAAATATTGCTTAAAGCAATTTTCTACTTTTTATGAGCTCGGTTTGTATAGTGTAAGTTTTAAAGTTATAGCGGCTTTACGTCTTATACAGTCAGGGTTTTCTATGTATTGGACTCCTGCAGCCTTTGAACATTATGAAAAACATAAAGAGGATACCTCTTTGTATGAAGCGGTTTTTGAAAATTTATTATTTTTTTTGATACTTGCTGCATTATTGTTGATTATGTTTAAAGATATTATCGTACTTATTCTTAGTCGGCAATACTCTGCTTCTGCGCATATTATGCCTTTTTTGGTGTTTTTGCCTGTTATGTATACAATAACTGAAGTTTCTAATCTTGGAATATATTTTAAGAAAAAAATGATGTATGAAACATATACGTTTGCTCTTTTGGACTTGATTGCAATTGCTTTAAATTATGTTTTTTTGCGAAAATTCGGTGCAAAAGGTGCCGCAATGGTGATCTCAATTGTCTATCTTTGTTATTTTTATATCCGCACATTTTTTTCAATAAAACTTTATCCAATGAAATTTAAACTGGCAAAAGCCAGTATATATTTTTTGATTTTATGGATTGTCGCTTTTATTAATACATTTATTGATTTAAAAATTTTGGAAATTTTATCTGCTTTTACAGCATTAATGGCGATTTTGGTTGTTGAGAGAAGATTGTTAAAAGCATGGGTTAAAAAAATCATAAACTATATACATAAATAA